The Synchiropus splendidus isolate RoL2022-P1 chromosome 1, RoL_Sspl_1.0, whole genome shotgun sequence genome includes a window with the following:
- the LOC128766009 gene encoding glucose-induced degradation protein 4 homolog: MPVPAGYVSDSRGAAFTSSASLIPPPPINTRQPGVVTSLLYSGSKFRGHQKSKGNSYDVEVVLQHVTMEDSYLCGYLKIKGLTEEYPTLTTFFAGEIISRKRPFLTRKWDADEDVDRKHWGKFQAFYQYAKTFNSDDFDYEDLKNSDFIFMRWKEQFLVPDHTIKDISGASFAGFYYICFQKSTATIEGFYYHRSSEWYQSLNLTHVPEHSAAIYEFR; the protein is encoded by the exons ATGCCTGTCCCCGCTGGATACGTCAGCGACTCCCGGGGCGCGGCCTTCACATCCTCGGCCTCGCTTATTCCTCCGCCGCCGATCAACACCCGACAACCCGGTGTTGTCACCTCGTTACTGTATAGCGGCTCCAAGTTCAGGGGCCACCAAAAGAGCAAAGGGAACTCATACGACGTGGAAGTGGTTTTGCAG CATGTCACCATGGAGGATTCATACTTGTGCGGCTACCTGAAAATTAAAGGTCTGACTGAG GAATATCCGACCCTCACCACTTTCTTTGCCGGGGAGATTATAAGCCGAAAGCGTCCAtttctgaccaggaagtggGATGCGGACGAGGATGTGGATCGGAAACACTGG GGAAAGTTCCAGGCATTTTACCAGTATGCAAAgacatttaattcagatgaTTTTGACTACGAGGATCTGAAGAACTCTGACTTTATTTTCATGCGGTGGAAG GAGCAGTTTTTAGTCCCCGACCACACAATCAAGGACATCAGTGGCGCTTCTTTTGCTGGATTCTACTACATTTGCTTCCAGAAATCCACAGCAACAATAGAGGGCTTCTACTACCACAGGAGCTCAGAATG GTATCAGTCTCTCAACCTCACACACGTCCCTGAACACAGTGCAGCCATATATGAGTTTCGGTGA
- the atpaf2 gene encoding ATP synthase mitochondrial F1 complex assembly factor 2 — MLRGLARFYCRFGGGLSLCKPAQGKQISTVNYSTATSERKRFYQDVSISQGEGGLYEINLDRRKLKTPGGKLFTAPNEALAIAVATEWDAQRDTLKFYTMHLTTLCNTALDNPTQRNEDQMISGALKFLETDTVCYRVEEPHGLVELQKNEWDPVLRWIENRYDVKIGSSSSIMGPEIPEETKDTFRQHLKSYNFWSLTGLEYVITQLKSVVLSFGLIDRHLSVEQAVLLSRLEEEYQIQRWGNVEWAHDYDMYELRARTAAGVLFVHLSSETSTVKRKLMQD; from the exons ATGTTGAGGGGTCTTGCTAGATTTTACTGTAGGTTTGGAGGTGGATTGTCCCTCTGTAAACCAGCGCAAGGTAAACAAATAAGTACAGTAAACTACTCCACAGCAACATCAG AAAGAAAGAGATTTTATCAAGATGTCAGTATATCACAAGGTGAAG GTGGACTGTATGAGATAAACCTAGATCGAAGGAAACTGAAGACACCTGGAGGAAAGTTGTTCACAGCACCAAATGAAGCTCTGGCCATCGCAGTAGCTACTGAATGGGATGCACAAAGAGATACGCTGAAATTTTATACCATGCATCTG ACCACTTTATGCAACACAGCTCTGGACAATCCAACTCAGCGCAACGAGGATCAGATGATCAGCGGAGCTCTAAAATTCCTGGAAACTGATACAGTCTG TTACAGAGTAGAAGAGCCTCACGGTTTGGTGGAGCTTCAGAAGAATGAATGGGATCCTGTTCTTCGATGGATTGAAAACCG ATATGATGTCAAAATTGGCTCTTCCTCCAGTATTATGGGTCCTGAGATCCCTGAAGAAACCAAAGACACATTCCGACAACACCTAAAATCCTACAACTTCTGGTCCCTGACTG GACTTGAGTACGTGATCACTCAATTGAAGTCTGTCGTCCTTTCATTTGGGTTGATTGACAGACATCTATCTGTGGAACAGGCAGTGCTGCTCTCGAGGCTGGAAGAGGAGTATCAG ATTCAGCGATGGGGCAATGTAGAATGGGCGCATGACTATGACATGTATGAACTGAGGGCACGGACTGCTGCTGGAGTGCTTTTTGTTCATCTCTCCTCTGAGACTTCAACTGTCAAACGCAAACTTATGCAGGACTAA